A stretch of DNA from Paenibacillus sp.:
TGTTCATACACTTGCGAGTAAAACGTCTTCGTCGCGTCCGTGTAGTCCTTAAGGAACGAAGGAAGGACGTCCGGACCGGACGTCGTTTCGAAATTGTCCGGCAAACCGTGCGCCGCATGATCGGCGTGCTCATCGCTTTGGGTCGAGGCGCAGCCGCTAAGCGCAAGGAACAGGAGCAGCCCGAGCGCCGCGACCGAGAACAGTCTCGACCGGCCGAACGGCAGCAGGAGCCGCGTCATGATGCGTTCGCTCCTCCCTTATTCCGCTCGAAGAAGTCGATGAACGTCTGTTCCGTATTGATCGCGCTGCCTTCGACGAGACCGCCTTCGATGCGCTCCTTCTCGACGCCGTTCTCGTAGTATACCAGCGTAGGCGTGTAGACGATGCCGTAGGTGTCAAACCCGTCTCTGTAGACGTCGAGGTTGAACTGTGCGACGTCGACGCCCTGCGCATCGATGATCGGATTGAGCTTCGGCGTCGTCTCCATGCAATACGGGCATGTGGAAGAGAAATAATACACGAAGAACGATTCCTTATCCGCGATTTTCCGGTCGAGCTCGTCCGGCAAAATAATGTTCTGATAGTTCGGGTTGTCCAAAAGCTTGACCGTCTCCGGAGACAACTGGGATGTCGGGATGCCGTAGACGTTGTCGCTGCTGGCTTTGTTCGCTTGCTGATTGACGACGACGAGCGCGACGATCAGCGCGGCGAAAATAGAGAAATAAAAGATCAATTTGCGGGACACGGATTTTTTCGTGCCGCGGGCGCCGCGGGAGGCCGCCGCTTTTTTACTCATGAAATTCCCCACCTCGTTTGGTAGTTTAAATTTGAATTTATTATACTATAATCCGGGACGGACCACTAATGACGGTTCGTTGAACGGGCGAAGGAGCGGATGCCGAGCCATGGGCGCGAAGCAACGATTGGATAAACTGCTTGGCCACCTCGGGTACGGAACGAGGAGCGAAATCAAGAAATTCGTCAAGGACGGAAGAGTCTTCGTCAACGGTCAGCGCGCGAAGGACAGCGGCATGCAGATCGACCCGGAGCGGGATACGGTCGCGTTCGACGAGAAGACGGTGCAGTACCGCGAATTCGTGTATATTATGCTGCATAAACCGGCAGGCGTCGTCTCCGCGACGGAGGACACGCGGGACCGCACCGTCGTCGATCTGCTGTCCGCGGAACACGCGGCGTTCAAGCCCTTCCCCGTCGGACGGCTGGACAAGGATACGGAAGGGCTGCTGCTGCTGACGAACGACGGCCAGCTCGCGCACAAGCTGCTGTCCC
This window harbors:
- a CDS encoding thioredoxin family protein, whose translation is MSKKAAASRGARGTKKSVSRKLIFYFSIFAALIVALVVVNQQANKASSDNVYGIPTSQLSPETVKLLDNPNYQNIILPDELDRKIADKESFFVYYFSSTCPYCMETTPKLNPIIDAQGVDVAQFNLDVYRDGFDTYGIVYTPTLVYYENGVEKERIEGGLVEGSAINTEQTFIDFFERNKGGANAS
- a CDS encoding pseudouridine synthase, with the protein product MGAKQRLDKLLGHLGYGTRSEIKKFVKDGRVFVNGQRAKDSGMQIDPERDTVAFDEKTVQYREFVYIMLHKPAGVVSATEDTRDRTVVDLLSAEHAAFKPFPVGRLDKDTEGLLLLTNDGQLAHKLLSPKKHVPKTYYADIAGLVTEADGEAFARGVELDDGYVTLPAKLRILEAEPNGEGGARSRIELTIVEGKFHQVKRMFEAVGKKVTYLKRLSMGSLVLDESLPKGASRELTEAELESLRMAPGETGQPKK